The following proteins come from a genomic window of Thiothrix unzii:
- the nifW gene encoding nitrogenase-stabilizing/protective protein NifW codes for MTDTDLTLDLEELVSAEDFLNYFDIAFDQTVVHVNRLHILQRFHNYLTKEPVASDDDALREQYTRLLSKAYTDFVDSDAKTEKVLKVYRMNEPQTAFVTLESLFGKG; via the coding sequence ATGACCGATACCGACCTCACCCTCGACCTCGAAGAACTGGTCAGCGCGGAAGACTTCCTCAACTACTTCGACATCGCGTTTGACCAGACTGTGGTGCATGTCAACCGCCTGCACATCCTGCAACGCTTCCACAACTACCTGACGAAAGAGCCAGTCGCCAGCGACGACGATGCCTTGCGCGAGCAATACACCCGCCTGCTCTCCAAGGCGTATACCGACTTCGTGGACTCCGATGCCAAGACCGAAAAAGTGCTGAAAGTCTACCGCATGAACGAGCCACAAACCGCTTTCGTCACGCTGGAAAGCCTGTTCGGGAAGGGGTAA